A region of Fimbriimonadaceae bacterium DNA encodes the following proteins:
- the leuA gene encoding 2-isopropylmalate synthase has translation MSNRVLIFDTTLRDGEQSPGVRLNMEQKLEIARALKEIGVDIIEGGFPISSPGDFESVNTLAREVRGVTICGLTRARDKDIDVAAEALKPAERPRIHTGLGVSDNHLQFKLKMSREEALETGVKAVRHAKNYTDDIEYFMEDSGRADRDYVYKVVESVIAAGATTINVPDTTGYATPFEYRDLIVGIIANVPNSDKAVFSCHCHNDLGMATANTLAGVVGGARQVEVTVNGIGERAGNTSLEEVVVSLEIRNDFFDCRSGIDTKGLLALSRLVSRHTGMIVQRNKAVVGANAYAHSSGIHQDGVLKERTTYEIIDPKLVGAEKSEIILTARSGRHGLKHRLMELGFNFTDDRFETIYEEFLRVADTKSEVGDEDLRELVTTR, from the coding sequence ATGAGCAATCGCGTCCTGATCTTCGATACCACCCTCCGCGACGGAGAGCAGAGTCCAGGCGTGCGCCTGAACATGGAGCAGAAACTGGAAATCGCCCGCGCGCTCAAGGAGATCGGTGTCGACATTATCGAGGGCGGCTTCCCTATCAGTTCGCCGGGCGACTTCGAGAGCGTCAACACTCTGGCACGAGAAGTAAGAGGCGTCACGATCTGCGGACTCACTCGAGCGCGCGACAAGGACATCGACGTCGCCGCCGAAGCGCTCAAGCCCGCCGAGCGGCCGCGCATCCACACCGGGCTCGGTGTGAGCGACAACCACCTGCAATTCAAGCTGAAGATGTCGCGCGAGGAAGCCCTCGAAACCGGCGTCAAGGCTGTCCGCCACGCCAAGAACTACACCGACGACATCGAATACTTCATGGAAGACTCCGGCCGGGCTGATCGCGATTATGTCTATAAGGTCGTCGAGAGCGTGATCGCCGCCGGCGCCACCACCATCAACGTCCCCGACACCACCGGATACGCAACGCCGTTCGAGTACCGGGACCTGATCGTCGGAATCATCGCCAACGTGCCGAACAGCGACAAGGCCGTCTTCAGTTGCCACTGCCACAACGACCTCGGCATGGCAACCGCCAATACCCTCGCCGGCGTCGTTGGCGGGGCAAGACAGGTGGAGGTCACCGTTAACGGCATCGGCGAGCGGGCCGGCAACACGTCTCTGGAAGAGGTCGTCGTCAGCCTCGAAATTCGCAACGACTTCTTCGACTGTAGGTCGGGAATCGACACCAAGGGATTGCTAGCCCTTTCGAGACTCGTCAGCCGCCACACCGGGATGATCGTCCAGCGCAACAAGGCGGTGGTCGGCGCGAACGCCTATGCGCACAGCAGCGGAATCCACCAAGACGGCGTCCTGAAAGAGCGTACGACGTACGAAATCATCGATCCCAAGCTCGTGGGCGCCGAAAAGAGCGAAATAATTCTAACCGCCCGGTCCGGTCGCCACGGCCTCAAGCATCGGCTCATGGAGCTCGGCTTCAATTTCACCGACGACCGCTTCGAGACGATATACGAGGAGTTCCTGCGGGTCGCAGATACGAAATCGGAAGTGGGCGACGAAGACCTCCGCGAGCTCGTAACCACCCGCTAA
- the tpl_2 gene encoding Tyrosine phenol-lyase, with translation MPEIIEPFRIKSVEPIRFTTPEQRERILEAAHYNLFLVDADDVLIDLLTDSGTSAMSAAQWGAIMVGDESYAGSRSFHRFEAAVRDIWGLKHVIPTHQGRAAEKILMSLLGGAGKAIPSNNHFDTTRANIEFSGAKAIDLVIDEAKNLDSTFPFKGNIDLEKLGAFLDANDGNVPLAMITVTNNTGGGQPVSMENIRAVSAVVRQRGIPFFIDSCRFAENAWFIKQREPGYADKTPKAIAQEMFGYADGATMSLKKDGFGNIGGFLAMNDDGLAEQARNLLILTEGFPTYGGLAGRDLEALAVGLEETLDERYLEYRTATVRYLADKLLGAGIRIVQPPGGHAVYIDAASFFPQIPPNQYPAQALVVELYRRGGIRAVEIGSVMFGKVEDGKELPATQELVRLALPRRVYTQAHVNYLADVIIEAYSDRSSATGYALSYQAPFLRHFTAHFKRY, from the coding sequence ATGCCGGAAATCATCGAGCCGTTTCGCATCAAGTCGGTCGAACCGATCCGCTTCACCACGCCTGAGCAGCGCGAGCGAATCCTCGAAGCGGCCCACTACAACCTGTTTCTGGTCGATGCCGACGACGTGCTCATCGACCTCCTCACCGATAGCGGCACGAGCGCGATGTCTGCCGCCCAATGGGGAGCCATCATGGTCGGGGACGAGAGCTACGCGGGCTCACGGAGCTTTCACCGATTCGAAGCGGCGGTACGAGACATTTGGGGCCTGAAGCACGTCATTCCGACCCATCAGGGCAGGGCCGCGGAGAAGATCTTGATGTCCCTGCTGGGAGGAGCTGGCAAGGCGATCCCGAGCAACAACCACTTCGACACCACCCGGGCCAACATCGAATTCTCGGGCGCAAAGGCGATTGATCTGGTGATCGACGAGGCGAAGAATCTGGATTCGACGTTCCCCTTCAAAGGAAACATCGACCTCGAGAAACTTGGCGCATTCCTGGACGCGAACGACGGCAACGTTCCACTGGCGATGATCACGGTCACGAACAACACTGGCGGCGGCCAGCCGGTCTCCATGGAGAACATCCGCGCGGTATCAGCGGTGGTCCGGCAGAGAGGCATCCCCTTCTTTATCGATTCGTGTCGCTTTGCCGAAAACGCCTGGTTTATCAAGCAACGCGAGCCCGGCTACGCCGACAAGACGCCAAAGGCGATCGCTCAGGAGATGTTCGGCTACGCCGACGGCGCTACCATGAGCCTTAAGAAGGATGGCTTCGGCAACATCGGCGGCTTTCTGGCCATGAACGACGACGGACTCGCCGAGCAGGCCCGCAACCTGCTTATCCTGACCGAGGGCTTTCCGACCTATGGCGGCCTCGCCGGAAGAGACCTTGAGGCTCTTGCGGTCGGCCTTGAGGAAACCCTCGACGAGCGATACCTGGAATACCGAACCGCCACCGTTCGCTATCTAGCCGACAAGCTATTGGGAGCAGGTATCCGGATCGTGCAGCCCCCCGGCGGGCATGCCGTGTATATCGACGCCGCATCCTTCTTTCCGCAGATCCCGCCGAACCAGTATCCGGCGCAGGCCCTTGTTGTCGAGCTCTATCGGCGGGGAGGCATACGAGCCGTGGAGATCGGGTCGGTTATGTTTGGCAAGGTTGAAGATGGAAAGGAATTGCCGGCAACTCAGGAGCTGGTCAGGTTGGCGCTGCCAAGGCGCGTGTATACCCAGGCGCACGTGAACTACCTCGCGGATGTGATTATCGAAGCATATTCCGACCGAAGTTCGGCAACGGGATACGCTCTCTCCTACCAGGCACCGTTTTTACGACACTTTACGGCCCATTTCAAACGGTATTGA
- the rph gene encoding Ribonuclease PH, with protein sequence MRVDGRQPDELRPVTLDRGFAKFAEGSCLIKIGETHVLVTATVEDRVPPFMKNSGKGWLTAEYAMLPRSGRDRNQRDSNRGPNGRSMEIQRLIGRAMRAVVDLESMGERTITLDCDAIQADGGTRCAAITGAYIATYDAMRWMIDQRMIKRILINEAIAAVSVGIIQGHEMLDLNYAEDSTAHTDMNVVMTESGKFVEVQGTAEAQPFSAETLGKMLKLAKKGIDELVVMQKQTLGI encoded by the coding sequence ATGCGAGTGGATGGTCGGCAACCCGACGAACTGCGGCCGGTCACCCTCGATCGAGGTTTCGCGAAGTTCGCCGAAGGTTCCTGTCTGATCAAAATTGGCGAGACGCACGTCCTCGTCACTGCAACGGTCGAGGATCGGGTGCCGCCTTTCATGAAGAACTCAGGCAAAGGCTGGCTGACCGCCGAATATGCCATGCTCCCCCGCTCCGGTCGCGATCGCAACCAGCGCGATTCTAACCGAGGACCAAACGGCCGATCGATGGAAATCCAGCGACTGATCGGGCGGGCGATGAGGGCCGTGGTCGATCTTGAGTCGATGGGAGAGCGCACGATCACACTCGATTGCGACGCCATCCAGGCCGATGGCGGTACGCGTTGTGCGGCCATTACGGGTGCTTACATTGCCACTTACGACGCGATGCGCTGGATGATCGATCAGCGAATGATCAAGAGGATTCTGATCAACGAGGCGATCGCTGCCGTTAGCGTTGGCATCATCCAGGGCCACGAAATGCTCGACCTGAACTACGCAGAAGACAGTACCGCCCACACCGACATGAACGTGGTCATGACCGAAAGCGGGAAGTTTGTCGAGGTCCAAGGAACGGCGGAGGCTCAGCCTTTCAGCGCGGAAACGCTTGGAAAGATGCTGAAGCTGGCGAAGAAGGGAATCGACGAACTGGTCGTGATGCAGAAGCAGACGCTCGGTATCTAG
- the ftsZ_1 gene encoding Cell division protein FtsZ translates to MSTTNATIKVIGVGGGGSNAVNRMIEAGIQGVEFVAMNTDSQVLELSLAQKKVQLGVNLTRGLGAGGNPEVGRSAAEESKNEIRKVVEGADMIFVTAGMGGGTGTGAAPIIADLAREIGALAVAVVTRPFSFEGPRRARLAEEGITALMGRVDTMITIPNDRLSSVVERKTTLKDAFRVADDVLRQGVQGISDIITIPGQINVDFADVRAVMSDAGPALMGIGYGVGDQRAIQAAQSATSSPLLEQTIHGAKGLLVNITSGEDLTLTEAAEAMSYIHGLCDAEDANIFFGTVVDPSMDGRVRITVMATGFNPYSREGKQASQAAYAPVMPEPLPEPEPVRAAVNLDAVPLNRVSPRDIWEKAAAATREATTQPEQVFEDADLDIPAFIREHKGKN, encoded by the coding sequence GTGAGCACAACAAACGCAACCATTAAAGTCATCGGCGTCGGCGGGGGCGGTTCGAATGCCGTCAATCGCATGATCGAAGCAGGCATTCAGGGCGTCGAGTTCGTCGCCATGAACACCGACAGTCAGGTTCTTGAGCTGAGCCTCGCCCAGAAAAAGGTGCAACTCGGCGTAAACCTGACTCGGGGGCTTGGTGCCGGAGGCAATCCTGAGGTTGGCCGAAGTGCCGCGGAAGAAAGCAAGAACGAAATCCGTAAGGTGGTCGAAGGCGCGGACATGATCTTCGTCACGGCGGGCATGGGTGGCGGCACCGGTACCGGTGCGGCTCCAATCATCGCCGACCTCGCCAGGGAGATCGGAGCGCTGGCGGTTGCTGTAGTCACGCGGCCGTTTTCGTTCGAGGGTCCCCGGCGAGCACGGCTCGCCGAAGAGGGAATCACCGCCCTTATGGGCCGGGTCGATACCATGATCACGATTCCCAACGACCGTCTCTCGAGCGTTGTCGAGCGAAAGACGACGCTGAAGGACGCGTTCCGCGTCGCAGACGATGTGCTCCGCCAAGGCGTACAAGGCATCAGCGACATCATCACGATCCCGGGTCAGATCAACGTTGACTTTGCCGATGTGCGAGCCGTGATGAGCGATGCCGGCCCGGCCCTCATGGGAATTGGCTACGGAGTTGGCGATCAGCGTGCGATTCAGGCCGCCCAGTCCGCCACGAGCAGTCCGCTGCTCGAGCAGACGATCCACGGCGCGAAGGGCCTCTTGGTCAACATCACGAGCGGCGAAGATCTGACGCTCACCGAGGCCGCAGAAGCGATGAGCTATATCCACGGACTCTGCGACGCCGAAGATGCGAACATTTTCTTCGGAACCGTGGTCGACCCGTCGATGGACGGTCGCGTGCGTATCACCGTAATGGCGACCGGCTTCAATCCCTATTCGCGCGAGGGCAAGCAGGCCAGCCAGGCGGCTTATGCTCCGGTGATGCCGGAACCGCTGCCCGAGCCCGAGCCGGTCCGCGCCGCCGTCAATCTCGACGCGGTACCCCTCAACCGGGTCTCCCCACGCGACATCTGGGAGAAGGCAGCCGCCGCAACCCGCGAGGCCACGACCCAACCAGAACAGGTGTTCGAAGACGCCGACCTCGACATCCCTGCGTTCATCCGCGAGCACAAGGGTAAGAATTAG